CGTCGTCTGAGAGGCTTGCATCGCTGGCCGTGCCGGGTGCTTCGTAGTTGGTATCGGGCCTCAGATCGATGCAAGATCGCGGGGTGAGCGTCGCGGCTCCCGGCATCGGCTTCGAACGCCGCGAGAGGCGGTACACCGTCGTTGAGATGCGTGCCGTGTGTTGATCGACGGGCCCCTGGGACATTTGCGGGCGAGGCCTCGGATCGGACCGACGTGATCGCTTGGGACCTTCGGCGGATCCTGTAACCGCGTCGTCGGATAGTGTGGGGGAAACAACGAGATCATGAGGAGGATCCATGGCTATAAGGATCAACCGGGCGGCAGTGCTGGGAGCAGGCGTCATGGGCCAGGGCATCGCAGCCCACCTGGCCAACGTCGGAATACCCTCTTATCTCTTCGATATCGCACCGACCGAGCTGACCGATCAGGAGGTGAAGAAGGGTCTGACACTCGAAGATCGTGAAGTTCGCAACAGGATCTCGGCCGCCGGGTATACATCGATGATCAAGGCCAAACCGGCCTTGCTCTATCACAAGGACTTTGCACGATTCGTCACGCCCTGCAACTACGAAGACGACGCCGACAAGCTGGGGGACGTGGACTGGATCATCGAAGCGGTTGTGGAGCGGCTCGACATCAAGCAGAAGGTCTTTGCGATGGTTGACGAACGACGCAAGCCGGGAAGCATCGTCTGCTCCAATACCTCTGGTCTCTCGGTTGCGGGGATGGTCGAAGGTCGCAGCGACGACTTTCGCAAGCACTTCCTCGTGACCCACTTCTTCAATCCGGTCAGATATATGCGCCTCCTCGAGCTGGTCCCCTGCGAGGACACCGACCCGGAATTGCTGGCCGACATGGCCGCGTTCGGTGCGAACGTTCTCGGCAAGGGCATCGTCTACGGCAAGGACACTCCGAACTTCGTTGGAAACCGGATCGGCACCTTCGGCATGACGTCGGTATTCCACTGGATGAACGAGATGGGTGTTGGCGTTACCGAGGTCGACAAGATCTTTGGACCTGCAACAGGGCGTCCGAAATCAGCCGTGTTCCGAACCCTGGACGTCGTCGGTCTCGACACCATGGCCCATGTTGTGACCACGCTGGCGGAGTCTTCACCCGACGATCCGTGGCGTGAGCGATTCACCGTTCCGGACGCTCTCCGGAAACTGGTCGAAAGGGGCGATCTGGGGGAGAAGACAGGGGCCGGCTTCTACAAGAAGACTCGGGATGCGGAGGGAAAGCGCAAGATCCTCGTGCTGAACCTGGAAACCCTCGAGTATGAAGAACAGCCGAAAGTCCGGTTCGACTCCATTGCTGCAGCCAGGAAGTTCGAGACTGCGGCGGAGAGAATCCGTGAGATGGTCTGGTTCGATGACAAGGCAGGACGGCTCGCCTGGAAGGTCACGGCGGAGATGTGTATCTATTCCGCACAACTCCTGGGAGAGATCACAGACGACATCGTCAATATGGATCGGGCCCTTCGGTGGGGCTTCAACTATGAACTTGGTCCATTCGAAACGTGGGATGCGATCGGTGTCGAACGGTCGGTTCGGCGTATGCGCGAGGAAGGCATGACGGTTCCCGGTGTTGTCGAAACGCTGCTCGCCAAGGGTGATGGAACCTGGTACGTGCGTCGTGACGGCACTCTGTACTTCTGGAATGTGTTCACCGAGGAGTACGTGCCGGTTCCAGGGTTGGAAGACATCATCACGATTGCCGATCTGGAGGTGCTCGACAGCAACGAAGGGGCCACGCTGTTCGACATGGGAGACGGTGTCGGCCTGCTCGAATTCCACACGAAGATGAACTCGATCGACGCGCAGGTCATCGAGATGATGGACAAGGCGTGTGATTGGGTGAACGAAGGCAGGCTCGTCGGCCTCGTGGTCGGCAACGAGGCTGTCAACTTCTCCGTCGGAGCGAACATCGGTCTGGTGGGGATGCTCGCCATGTCGAACATGTGGGACGAACTCGAGGGTGCGGTTGAGGGCATCCAGAATGCCTATATGAAGATGAAGTACTGTGAAGGGCCCGTCGTGGCCGCTCCAAGAGGTCTGGCGCTGGGCGGTGGATGCGAAGCCGTCATGCACAGCGATGTCGTTCGGGCGTTCGCCGAGACGTACATGGGTCTTGTGGAGCTGGGGGTGGGACTCATCCCAGCGGGGGGTGGATGCAAGGAGATGGCGTTTCGGTACTACGGAAGCGTGCCGGTCGGCGTGGACACGAACATGTTCCCGTTCATGGAGAAGATCTTCAAGACGATCGGGATGGCCACCGTGTCCACGAGTGCCGAGGAAGCGCGCGACCTCGGGTACTTGCGTCCGATCGACAAGGTACACCTGAACTCCGATACTCTCCTCGCCGCCGCCAAGAAGGACGTTCTAGCGATGGTGGACACCGGGTACACGCCGCCGGCGCGGCGCACGGTCACCGTCCCCGGGAGGGATGGCGTTGCCGCCATCGAGATCGCGGCACACACGATGCGAGGCGGCGGCTACATCAGCGAGTATGACGAGCATCTGGCCAAGAGGCTTGCGTACGTGATCTGTGGTGGCGATGTCGCCCAGGGAACCGAACGGAGCGAGCAGGACTTCCTCGATCTTGAACGTGAGGTATTCCTGGAGCTGTGTCACGAAGACAAGACACTCGAACGGATTCAGCACATGTTGGCTACCGGAAAACCGCTGCGGAACTAAAGGAGCAAAGATATATGAGTACTGGAGTCGTCGTTACCCATGCCTACCGCACGGCGGTGGGTAAAGCCTACAAGGGCAGCCTTCGGGAGACTCGCCCCGATGAACTGCTCGGACTCCTGATGCAGGGGTTTGTCGAGCGGACTCCCGAGCTGGATCCGGCTGCCATCGATGATGTGATCATCGGCTGCGCGATGCCCGAAGGAGAGCAGGGAATGAACGTCGGGCGCATCGCCACACTTCGCGCCGGTCTGCCGATCGAAGTTCCTGCCATGACGATGAATCGCTTCTGCAGTTCCGGTCTGCAGACGCTGGCGTCCGGCGCTGCGCATATCGTGGCGGGCTATTCGGAGATCGTGCTGACGGGTGGCGTCGAGTCGATGACGATGGTGCCGATGGGAGGGAACAAGCCTGCACCCAATCCGTGGCTTGCCGAGCACATGCCGACCGCCTACGAATCGATGGGGATGACGAGCGAGAACGTCGCCGAGCGGTTCGGGGTCGGCCGTGATGAGCAGGATCGGTTCGCCCTCGAATCTCAGCGGCGTGCCCTTGCCGCGCAGAAGGCAGGCAGATACGCCGAGGAGATTCTCCCTGTGGAAGTTCGTCTCGGTGATCAGACGTTCCTCTTTGACACCGACGATGGGCCCCGCGAGAGCACGCTGGAGGGGTTGGCGAAGCTCCGGCCCGCCTTCAAAGTGAACGGCACGGCGACGGCGGGAAACTCGTCACAGATGTCCGACGGCGCGGCACTCGAGTTGTTGATGACTCGCGAGAAGGCAGAGGAGCTCGGATTCGAGCCTCTCGGCGAACTCGTCACGTTCCAGGTGGCCGCGGTCGATCCGGCGATCATGGGAATCGGTCCGTCCGTGGCCATTCCCAAGGCGCTCGACGCCGCCGGGCTGACATTGGACGAGATCGACCTGATCGAGCTCAACGAGGCCTTCGCCAGCCAGGCCGTGTACTGCATCCGGAAGCTCGGCATCGACCCGGAGAAGGTGAACGTCAACGGCGGCGCGATCGCCCTCGGACATCCGCTCGGTTGTACCGGAGCCAAACTGACCGCAACGTTGTTGCACGAGATGAAGCGACGCGATGCGAAGTACGGCATCGTGAGCATGTGCATTGGCGGGGGCATGGGTGCCGCGGGGATCTTCCGAAGGAGCTGAACCCTCTCTTTCTCGTCGATCCGGCCGTCGTTTCTTGCAGAGTCTTCGAGGTTTGCTCACAGGCCGCTTACATCGCAGCCACATCGTGAGAGCAGACGCAGAACCAAGGAGGTTGCAGATGCGTTTGCGAAAACTCACGATCCTGCTGTTGGCCGTCGCCCTCATCGGTGCCGTGTTGGCAGTACCCGCCCTCGCCGAAGAGACCGGTGGGAATGGCGACGCCCTTGTCTCGGGCCGAGGATGGCTCTGGGCGAAAGGTGTCGGGGAAGTACGGTTCGACATGGGCGGCCGGGTGCAGCTCCTCATCGACGGTGATGTGACGATCAGCGATTTCGCCGGTGACATGAAGGTCAAGATCATCAGCGAGGACACGTTCCGAGAGAATGGGATTGCGGTCGCCGACGAGGAGTATGTCGGCAGCGACCTGACCCTCGAAGACTTCCGCGGCTACGTCGCCGTGGAAGGCACCCACTTCCTGCTGGAGGCTCAGGGGAAGGCCAGGCTTCGAGCCCACGGCGGTGGTGTCGCGTATCTTGCGGGACGAGGCTGGTACAAGACCGACAGCGGACCGATGGTCCGGTGGATCGGCACCGGGACGGAGGTCGAACTGGCCGGATGAGTCGGTGACACGAAGGGCCCGGCCGTCAGGTCGGGCCCTCGGACTGTGTTCCTGCAGCAATGCCGGCGCCGACGACGAGTGCGACGCCGATCCACGACCACGTATTTCCGGGTTCGCGCAGGAACAAGGCAGCCCACACGACCGCCGAGGCGGGCTCCAGGTACGAGAGGATCGCGATGCTCATGACGGGCAGGGTCGCTATGAGCGACCAGTAGATCATCAACCCGACGCCGGTGAGTACGACTCCAAGGAGGACGATCTTCCACCAGTACACCGGAATCTCGGGAATCGACATGGCAGCCCAGGGTGTCATGACGAGAGCCGCGACACTCATCTGCAGGCCCGCCAGCTTGAGTCCCCCCACCTGTTGAGCGGCCGGCTTTCCGATGAGGACCATGGCGGCGAAGGTGGCCGCGGCAATGAGACCGGTGATCACGCCCTCTGCGGTGACGCCGGCACCCGGACGTGCCACCAGGATCACACCGACCAGGGCGGCCGCGAGAGCGATGATGGATCTGCGCTTGAGTGGTTCACCGAGAACTGCACGAGCCAGGGTCCCCATCGCGACAGGTCCGAGGTAGACCAACACCAGGGCCACCGCCACCGTCGTCGTCTTGATCGACCAGAAGAACGCGGCCCAGTGGATGGCCAGAAGGATCCCGATCGTGACGATCCGGCCGAGCGGGTCGGTACGTCGAAGGTGGAGCTCACCTCGGATTCCGAGGACGATGAGTACCGTGATTGCACCGAGCCAGAGCCGCAAGGCCGCGAGCTGTTCTGCGGGCAGGGAGACGGTCCGGACGATCAGGGGAATCGTGCCCCACGCCGCCGCCACGACCGCCATGGTGGCGGACGCAACGACACGAGGGCGGGCCATCAGGAGGAGGTCAGCAGAACGTGTCTGGTGGGAGACTTGGTTGACGTCGGATGTGTTCGTTCTCGGGCGAGAACGCAAACTCCCAATACGCCGCCTGGGCTCTGGTAGCAGGCCGGTCGGTATCGCGGGCCATGAAGAGCGTCGTTGTGAGGTCCATGTCTTCGATCTGGATGGGAACGACCGTCCCGGCCTTCGTGGCCTCGCAGGCAACGGACATCGAGACGAACGCAACTCCGATCTTTTCCTGTACCGCCCCGCAGATGGCTTCCGAGTTCCCGAGCACCATCACCTTCTCGAGATCGTCGATGGTCATATCGTGCCAGGAGAGCCCTTCGATCACCGCTCCGCGGGTTCCCGACTGGGACTCTCGAAGGATGAACTGACCTGCGAGTAGCTCCTTGGGTTTGAGAGGACGTTCGAGTGTCGCCCAGGGATGATCCGGCGGGACGATCAACACGATCCGATCGGTCAGGAACGGCCGGTATTCGATGCCTTTGTACGGTTCTCGGAGGCTCGTCAGTGCGAGCTGAACGTCACCTTCGCGCAGTTTCTCCAGTGCCATGTGGCGGCCGGTCACGTCACAGATGAGGCCCACTCTCGGGAAGCGCTTGTGAAAGCCGGCCATGAGTTTCGGAATGACGTACTTTCCGGCAGCCGTGCTGCACCCGAGCTTGAGCACTCCGACGATTTCTCCCTGCAACGAGGCCATCGCCTCCTCCAGGTGGATGGTGCGGTCGATGACGTCGCGGGCCATCGGGATGAGTACCCGGCCCGGGTCCGTCAGGGTGACCTGTCTGCCTGTGCGGGTGAACAGGGGGACTTTGAGTTTCTCTTCCAAAGACCGGATCTGCATCGAGATTGCAGGCTGTGAGATGCTGAGCCTTCTGGCAGCCTCGGAGAAGTTTTCGGTCTCGGCCGCGGCGAGGAAGATCTGGAGTTCTCTCGGGTTGAGCATAACCAAACTCTATCAGAAGCGAAGGGGAGAGCGCCACTTGACTTCTTGCCAACGGGCTGTGGTTGATAAGGCGTTGTATGTGGTGCCGGCTTTGCTCGATAAGTGGTTCGTGATAAACTGTGGGTGTTCGTTCGGGAATCTCGAGCGGACCGTACAGTGAACGTGGCACCCTCGGCTACCTCCCTCCCGGCTGGGGGTGCTTCGCGTTGCCCTCAAGATCCAGACCGGATCGACCGATACCTGGTGGTGAGAGTGTCCTCGATGCGCCAACAGCAAACGGAGTACCCCCTTCCTCCAACTCACCGAGGACAACGGAGGCCCCCCGAGTTCGGGGGGCCTCCGCATGCCGAGTACTCTGGCCCTCTCGTGGGGTATCTTCTGTTGACCAATGATGATGGCGCCGACTCGCCGGCCTTGCTGCCGTTTGCTCATGCGCTGCAAGAGATCGCAGAGGTCAAGGTGGTCGTTCCCGATCGCGAGCGCAGCTGGATCGGCAAGGCGATCACCAGGTTCGGGGAAATCCGGGTGCAGCGAACGGTTCTCGAAGGTGTCGAAGTGGTGGTGGCAGACGGGTTTCCTGCCGACTGCACCCAGCTTGGTGTGCATTCGTTGTTCGGGGCCCGGCCGGACATGGTCGTATCCGGTATCAACATCGGCTTGAACGACAGCCTGGCGTTCTTCCTGTCCAGCGGCACGGCCGGCGCGGCGGCCGAAGGATGGATTGCCGGTATCCCGGCATTCGCCTTCTCCACCGGGGTGACGAGTGACCATCGGTCATGGGCAAAACGCGTATGGGCGGGTGAGGACGCCGAGTTGTGGCCTCGCGCCGCCCAGATCAGTGTCGGCGTCGTAGGCGATGCCATGCGTAACGGCTACCCGAAAGGCGTCGATCTGCTCAATGTGAACTTCGGGATCGACGCGACCGTGCACTCATCCCGATTGATCACGGATCTTGCCAAACTCGGTTATGACAGCATCTTCCGAGAACGAGAACCGGGCGTGTTCGTTCACGACTTCTCCACCGGCCTCCGGTTGCGTGGCGACCTTTCGGGTACCGATGTGGAAGCGGTGGCGCGAGGCTTCGTGTCGATCACTCCGGTCCGCCTGGCGCACGCAGCCGAGATCAGCGATGAGGATCGACGTGTGTTGGAGCGGCACGACGGCTGAGCCCTACGCGAAGTCCTGGTGGATTCTGCTTGGTGTCGGTCCCCGCTGTCCCTGATACTTGCTGCCCGCCGTGCCGTAGGGGTGGTCGGCGGGTGTCGTCAACTCGTAGAAGGAGATCTGTCCGATCCTCATACCCGGGTAGATGGCGATCGGCAGCTTCGCAACGTTGGAGAGTTCGAGCGTGAGATAGCCGTCGAATCCGGGATCCACGAACCCGGCGGTCGAATGGATCAGCAGACCGAGCCGTCCGAGACTCGACTTGCCCTCGAGCCGTGCGACGACATCGTCGGCGAGACGAACTCGCTCCAGAGTGGAGCCGAGGACGAACTCGCCCGGGTGCAACATGAAGGGATCGTCGGCGCCGGTCTCCACGAGAGCGGTCAGATCCTCCTGGGCCAGTTTTGGGTCGATGTGGGAGTATCGGTGGTTCTCGAAGACCCGGAAGAACCGGTCGACCCTCAGGTCTACGCTGGAAGGCTGCACGAACGACTCGTCGAAGGGGTCGATGACGATGCGCCCCGAGTCCACGGCCTCTTTGATGGTCCTGTCTGAGAAGATCACGGCTGCCTCCTGGGGGGATGGTAGATGAGAGACGTCCCCGGGGCACCAGGACCGACGACAACGGTGCGCCATGTCCTGCGAACCCAGGGCTCAGGGGGGTCGCCACGACGCCTACGAACCCAGGGCTCAGGGGGGTCGCCACGACGCCTACGAGCCCAGGGCTCAGGGGGGTCCACGGCGCCCCTCTGTTCATACGACCGCCGAGCCACCGGTTTTCCTACCCCGGCGGGAAGAGCACGTGGACTCCGGTATCCACGGTCCACTGATCGCCGGTTTGCGTGTCGACGATGAACCGTCGACCCAGA
This region of Actinomycetota bacterium genomic DNA includes:
- a CDS encoding thiolase family protein, translated to MSTGVVVTHAYRTAVGKAYKGSLRETRPDELLGLLMQGFVERTPELDPAAIDDVIIGCAMPEGEQGMNVGRIATLRAGLPIEVPAMTMNRFCSSGLQTLASGAAHIVAGYSEIVLTGGVESMTMVPMGGNKPAPNPWLAEHMPTAYESMGMTSENVAERFGVGRDEQDRFALESQRRALAAQKAGRYAEEILPVEVRLGDQTFLFDTDDGPRESTLEGLAKLRPAFKVNGTATAGNSSQMSDGAALELLMTREKAEELGFEPLGELVTFQVAAVDPAIMGIGPSVAIPKALDAAGLTLDEIDLIELNEAFASQAVYCIRKLGIDPEKVNVNGGAIALGHPLGCTGAKLTATLLHEMKRRDAKYGIVSMCIGGGMGAAGIFRRS
- a CDS encoding EamA family transporter, which encodes MARPRVVASATMAVVAAAWGTIPLIVRTVSLPAEQLAALRLWLGAITVLIVLGIRGELHLRRTDPLGRIVTIGILLAIHWAAFFWSIKTTTVAVALVLVYLGPVAMGTLARAVLGEPLKRRSIIALAAALVGVILVARPGAGVTAEGVITGLIAAATFAAMVLIGKPAAQQVGGLKLAGLQMSVAALVMTPWAAMSIPEIPVYWWKIVLLGVVLTGVGLMIYWSLIATLPVMSIAILSYLEPASAVVWAALFLREPGNTWSWIGVALVVGAGIAAGTQSEGPT
- a CDS encoding LysR family transcriptional regulator; translation: MLNPRELQIFLAAAETENFSEAARRLSISQPAISMQIRSLEEKLKVPLFTRTGRQVTLTDPGRVLIPMARDVIDRTIHLEEAMASLQGEIVGVLKLGCSTAAGKYVIPKLMAGFHKRFPRVGLICDVTGRHMALEKLREGDVQLALTSLREPYKGIEYRPFLTDRIVLIVPPDHPWATLERPLKPKELLAGQFILRESQSGTRGAVIEGLSWHDMTIDDLEKVMVLGNSEAICGAVQEKIGVAFVSMSVACEATKAGTVVPIQIEDMDLTTTLFMARDTDRPATRAQAAYWEFAFSPENEHIRRQPSLPPDTFC
- the surE gene encoding 5'/3'-nucleotidase SurE: MGYLLLTNDDGADSPALLPFAHALQEIAEVKVVVPDRERSWIGKAITRFGEIRVQRTVLEGVEVVVADGFPADCTQLGVHSLFGARPDMVVSGINIGLNDSLAFFLSSGTAGAAAEGWIAGIPAFAFSTGVTSDHRSWAKRVWAGEDAELWPRAAQISVGVVGDAMRNGYPKGVDLLNVNFGIDATVHSSRLITDLAKLGYDSIFREREPGVFVHDFSTGLRLRGDLSGTDVEAVARGFVSITPVRLAHAAEISDEDRRVLERHDG
- a CDS encoding dCTP deaminase, which encodes MIFSDRTIKEAVDSGRIVIDPFDESFVQPSSVDLRVDRFFRVFENHRYSHIDPKLAQEDLTALVETGADDPFMLHPGEFVLGSTLERVRLADDVVARLEGKSSLGRLGLLIHSTAGFVDPGFDGYLTLELSNVAKLPIAIYPGMRIGQISFYELTTPADHPYGTAGSKYQGQRGPTPSRIHQDFA
- a CDS encoding 3-hydroxyacyl-CoA dehydrogenase/enoyl-CoA hydratase family protein, with the protein product MAIRINRAAVLGAGVMGQGIAAHLANVGIPSYLFDIAPTELTDQEVKKGLTLEDREVRNRISAAGYTSMIKAKPALLYHKDFARFVTPCNYEDDADKLGDVDWIIEAVVERLDIKQKVFAMVDERRKPGSIVCSNTSGLSVAGMVEGRSDDFRKHFLVTHFFNPVRYMRLLELVPCEDTDPELLADMAAFGANVLGKGIVYGKDTPNFVGNRIGTFGMTSVFHWMNEMGVGVTEVDKIFGPATGRPKSAVFRTLDVVGLDTMAHVVTTLAESSPDDPWRERFTVPDALRKLVERGDLGEKTGAGFYKKTRDAEGKRKILVLNLETLEYEEQPKVRFDSIAAARKFETAAERIREMVWFDDKAGRLAWKVTAEMCIYSAQLLGEITDDIVNMDRALRWGFNYELGPFETWDAIGVERSVRRMREEGMTVPGVVETLLAKGDGTWYVRRDGTLYFWNVFTEEYVPVPGLEDIITIADLEVLDSNEGATLFDMGDGVGLLEFHTKMNSIDAQVIEMMDKACDWVNEGRLVGLVVGNEAVNFSVGANIGLVGMLAMSNMWDELEGAVEGIQNAYMKMKYCEGPVVAAPRGLALGGGCEAVMHSDVVRAFAETYMGLVELGVGLIPAGGGCKEMAFRYYGSVPVGVDTNMFPFMEKIFKTIGMATVSTSAEEARDLGYLRPIDKVHLNSDTLLAAAKKDVLAMVDTGYTPPARRTVTVPGRDGVAAIEIAAHTMRGGGYISEYDEHLAKRLAYVICGGDVAQGTERSEQDFLDLEREVFLELCHEDKTLERIQHMLATGKPLRN